aagctgctgtgaTTCCTGAGAACCAGTTTTGTCTGACTTCTCTTTCCACACCTCACCTCTCAGTGCAACAAGAGGTGAGTGTTTTCTACCAATTGATATTTGCAACAGTAAATCACAATGTTTCTTGTTctggagacatttttttctggtaattaTTCTTCGACGTGTTCCTGTCAGCTAAGTCTAATGAAACCACCAAACACAGAAGTAAATGTGTGGCGTGCTTCCGGCTCGCTGCAGCTCCTTTTACACAAATGATctgtcaaatgaaaaaaaaagaaatgaactgaaaagttgactgtgaaaatgttttgctgaaaacaaGCCAAGTCTCTCTCCTatcatttgtaaaaacagatttaaagtcaGAGTAGATCAAATTGCAGATACCAGTCTGTCTTAGTTGATCAAACACTGCAGACTCTTATTGTAATCTATTCTGTTTGTTCCTCTTCACACTGGCATAATATGCTTAGTCTTTTAAACGCGAACAACTTTAAGATAGCAGAGGGTAAGCTTTAATGAGTTGCAACATTGACTTATTTTTGCAGTAGCTTATTTAACTACTGTTTGTTAAACTATACTGATAGTTGCAAAGACAATCAGACAAACAACTTctcacaaaatgtatttatgcaaATAAGTTAACAATTCACACCCAGGCAGCAGTCGGTTCTACATGAACAGAAGAATTATGAGTGTTTTTTGCAAGCATTCAACAGAAATGTAAGATTTACTTAGAATCAAcacatgggctgcacagtggcgcagttggtagagttgttgccttgggttcgattcccggccccggtctttctgcatggagtttgcatgttctccctgtgcatgcgtgggttttctccgggtactccgatttcctcccacagtccaaaaacatgactgttaggttaattggcctctccaaattgcccttaggtatgagtgtgtgtgtgcatggttgtgtgtcctgtgtgtctctgtgttgccctacgacagactggcaacctgtccagggtgaccccgcctctcgcccgaaacgttagctggagatgggcaccagcacctcctgaccccattaagggacaagggtgcaagaaaatggatggatggatagaatcAACACACAAATAATCAATACTTCAAAAGACCATCAACAAGCATTTAGTTCTTGTTCATTTATTGGCCATTATGTAACACATACATGATGTTACACACTCAAAGGCTTCACTCTCAGCCTCCATGGCTCATGATTTATTGTAAACTCAATTTTTTCTACTATGTTGCTGTCAGGGTTCAGTCTCTCCAGTCACACTGTGTGCTTCTGCTACTCTCATTCTGTCAGTATCACAGCAGGCACGTTTATCTCTTGGGATGCTGTTCTCTCTTGGCTAAATGGCCTCCACATTCTGGTATGAATGCTCCGTTTCACTGGACAAACACATGGAGACTCTGGGGTCAGGCAGCGATTGAATCTCCATTTGACTGCTTTGCGTTAAAGGAGCTGTCGCAGTTTTTGCCTGAAAAtaatgcagcaaaaacaaaattagttttAGTCGTTCGAAGAATATTAGGTGCAAATGGTTTGAATAGGATCATATTGTGAAGATCTAAATGAAGTACGTTAAAAAATGACCTTATGACAAATATATCCCACTGTAAAAAGTTTAATGGCAACAGCTGTACATATGCAGACAAATGCCCATCGAATTGAGGTCATCAAAATACTAAAAGCAGACTGTGATTCTTCTGAATTCAATTTAATTAGacctgttaaaaataaaaagactttaaacacCGTTCCGTAAAAGTCAACAAAATTGACGGAGAGACACAGTTAAATGtagatgttatttttgtttttctcaaaattcagaGAAACTAATATTCCTTACAggttgttcaaatgtttattgaGACATTGTTTCTGACATGGTGGTTGCTTATGCAGACAACAGTTGTGTTGTCAGAGAGGATGGTGATGTTGAACTTATTAAAGGACTTCTGAGATGTTCTGCAGCCATTTCTATGACAGATGGATCCCAGCCAGTCATCCTGGATGGAGCAGTTCACTGTGAAATTACATGTTTCTGCTGAAACACTGGAATGATTTTCTGGTGTCACAGTCATCACTGGTCTGGGAACCATTCCTGAAACACCCAAAACAAGCAGATTCATAAATGACACCCCCTGCTGGCTACTTTCTGCAACACAACCTACAACTTTCACACTTAAAGCCAAAATACAGCTAAACCATACCTTGTACAATAACTTGGTGATTTTCTGATTGTTGAATAAGGTTGGACAAGTAAGTGACCTTATAGATGCCTGTGTCATTTTCTCTTTATACACAAAGTAAAGTTTTCAGAGCTGAAAACCATTCTCTCTGCATAGTCTTCATGGATAGAATCCTTATCAGCAACAAATTTTCCATCAAATGTCCATAAACCAGCTCTATGTGGAGGTGGTTTCTTGACATTCAGACACACTGAGCTGTTCTTTGGTCAATAATGCGTCATCCATGACTCTGTTGCTGTAActggattgaaaaaaaaaattaggccaaaaaaaaaattcaacaaattagTTGAGAATcagtaaatgtattaaaaaaaaataatgatctAGCATGAGTGGACACAAAACTGATTATagcttatttatttcaattttgtttttaattttctctttgcaGTATTTTACTAAAAATCTAGAAAGGACTATTTTAATAAACCTTTCCTGTTAACATACAAAGTATACGATGCCCTGCAAAGCATTTGTATacctttcatattttcattgaGATTTTAGGAAATAAAGCCTTTTTATTCCGGTGGCAGCATCTTGTTGTGAAACGCGGAGGTTGGTCAGGAAAATGGATCAATCTAGATGCAAAATTATActagaaaaaaactgttataGTCTGTAAAATAACAGAGTTTGGCTGTGGTTCAAAGTGCAGCAGAACAGCAAGTAAAGAGTTTAAATAACGTTTTCAAAGGTTTCATAGACTGATGAGATGAAAGGGATCCAGATAAACGGGACAATAGTTGAAATTTTAACCAGTCCATTATTTTTATATGGCTGCATATAATTCTCTGTATGCAGCCAAATCTTCCACTAGGGGCTCTGAAGGACTTAAAGATGAGACAATAACGTGATGTTCTTCTTTTCCTCACATAAACCATATTAAGAACTTATGGACTCAGCTTAACAATAGTTTTATGGACAAAGAAAACTGTCTGAACAGTGTCAACATATCACACTGGGTAACTGTGACATGTTGACATGTTGATCAACATATCAAGAAACTGACAAGAAACTCCATGAATAAAAGGCATGTAGCTCTTATGAAAAAAAGGGGGAAcagtcacttttaaaaaaatatttttttttttccaattttcccatctgataaaaataatcaataatcaaataatcaacTTTAAAATAGTACatgtatctatttatttatgtattttagtaGTAcaatactaaaataatcactaaTAGTTGCCAAATATTCATACTCACATAGATATTCTTTCTGAGGCACCAGAACCTCTTTGTAACTTTCGtaaatattaatgtgtgtgtttaattagcattttttttggaCTAAGACCAGTATagtaagaaaaacatcaataccaaaaaaaaaaacagatcaataaTTGCACTCACATATGTACAACCAAATATACAACTGAATTGTTTAAATTAAGGCATGTGTTATATTTCCTGTGACATTTCCAGAAAAGCTTTTTGCTTGCTGTCCAAAGGtcctttttgcaaaaaattaaCTGAAAGAAAAGCTGTAATTAAAACTGCTACTTAGTCTTTTGCTGAGTTGGTCTCTGTTGcattttctgctccagttttGGAGTACTGTACCTCTTTGTGTAACTCTTTCCCAAGTcgtaatttgtttatttatttagtattatttatttatttaatttattttttgcagtgttttgttttgtcagattcAGGTTATCCAAGCCTACACTGGCGCTTTTTTCACTTCATCTTTACCGAAGTTATCTAGGTACTTGGAGAACCGTGGTTTATAtatgaaatgttgaaaagtaaTATGTTTGCAAAATGTTCACATCACTTTGTGTAAGAATTTACTTAGCTTGGTAATCATTAATTACTGACTGAAAATGCTATGTAAGTTTTTACAACATTGTATTTAACCAGAAGCTACAGGAACATTGCACCTTGATGTCATTTGTAGATGTTGTGAACATCGAGGACCATTACGCTTCTTAGGAGCCTCCCTAATTCGGGGCCTGAGGTGGCCTTCACACATAGATACTGTTCAGAATAACTTCCTGTACTTCCTGCTTCAACTCAACAAGTACAACCAGGAAGCTACGACAGAGACTGTTTCTTTCCCCAGACACTCCAATGAGCACTCAGTGAGCATACAGACCAATACCATGCgcatatttattaatttaacctCATCCATCTCACCAGGAAATGTTGACAGACACTCCTGCCAACCTCAGATAAACACATCATCTATGTTTGATGtgagaactttattttttcaccacTATAGTTAACCActgatgctaaaaaaaagaaactgctgtTAAAGATCTGCCTGAAAAGAAACTCAGACTCTCTCACTGCTGACATTtaataatatgtaaaaaataattacaaattaaGTCTTTTATATTGTTCATCTTTACATATGGAAGAATAGCTCCAGTATCGTTTACTGAAAACAGTGGATGCAGGTAGGAACAAATAACCGGCCAGATGTTCCACatgttgtgaaaaaatataaatttattatCAACAGTATTAAACATAAGCAATGAGAGccgcattaaaaaaaatggaagaaaagtgcaaaaatattcacagtaGTCATGAAGGGCTCCGAACATGGCACAATGTTCTGAGCCTCTATATAACGAATTGCAATAATCCAAACGAGTTGTAATGAAGGCGTGGACAAGTCCTTCAATTCATGAGAATAAGAAAGGTTGGTATTGTTACcgagttaaataatttttttggcaattcacaacaacaaaaaaaagtcgaGCTCATATCCAATCATTTCAAACTCTGTCCATTCTCTATAACAAtggtgctcaagtccagtcctccagagctaccgtcctgcagCTTTACTCCAACAGACTGTGATCGGCTCTGAACAGGCCTGGTAACGAGCCAGTCATTCGATTCAGGTGTGCATCTTGGTGTCCCATTCACACGTTGGTGAAGGAGACGGATAGATGGACTGAGGAATCGTCCAGAATAGTGTGGGTGTTGCTCTGGTTCATCGTGATGAAGACAGATCTCAGCCAGAATGTGAAGCTCAAATTTTACTTGTCCATCCAGGTTCTGACCGTCACTTATGGTGATGGTGGACGTAGACAGGATGAGGAGCACTGTCATCCACTCCAAGGGAAACTGGAAGTTAAACCGCTACTCTTCCGCTGTTAAATGAGTCAGTAGGAGGGATTCATACATCCAACAAGATGCATGAATCATCTTGTTGAAACCTTCAAAGGGATTACCATTTTGGAGGTCTTTTCTAGTCCTGGTCATGAAAGAGCACAAGATAGACTCCCAAAATGCTCTGGAGCGACTGAAGAACATATTCCTTATGGTATGGAAAAACATTGATGTACACCAGAATGAGTTAAATAGAGTCTCTGACCAATGCCATCCATCTTAGATAAGCAAAGGAATATTGTAATACATCTGGTGTTCATTTCCTGGTTCATCTATCTCCGAGTTGCTCTCGGCTCCTTAGACTCACTTGTCCTCTTGGTGGTGCTATGTGTTCAGATTTTTTGGCATCTGCAGCACACTGTACACCGTTTCTGTTTGTGTGGAGCTCTGGTCCTTATTTACATCGGCACACCCTGAAGTCAAAGTCTTCTGCGTGTTCTCGTCTTGTAATGCATCTTGTTTCTTGTCACTTTTAACACAAGACGCAGCCTTTCTGGGGACGCTGTAGACTGTGTCTACCTCACTGATGCCCTGCTCATGTACTAGGATGCTGATCTCTCTGGGCTGACTGGTTTCAACGTTCTCATACGAAGGGTCCGCTTCACTGGAAGATGTCGAGACTCTGGGCTCAGAAGGCTGCTGGGACTCTAGTGGTCCACTTTGTATTAACTGGGCAGAACACGTTGATTCCTGGAGTAAAAAGTAGAAGCAAAAGACatgttctttagaaaaaaagggACAACTTCATAAATAGGATTAATGTCTCTAGTGTTTcatcaataacacataattagtTGGAATAAATAtatgagtttttttctcttgggTTACCTGATCATGTTTGGctttacaatattttatggCAATAACAACAATGAAGAATATTACAACAGCAATGGCaatgatgaaaatataaaatatatttgaatgcTTTTGAAAATCCTCTTTAAGTTCAAGATCCGTCCTTGttaaacctgtaaaaaaaaaaaaaaacagctttagctagaaattatttcatttaaggcaaaaataaaaagacagtaACATGTCTcttataattataaaataaaattaaaagtttatttaaaattacatttatttacagtgcACACTGTAATGATGACGCAGGTTTATTCTACTTTCAGGTCATTTCAGGCTACTTACATGGAGTTGGAATGTTTTGTGAGATATTATTTCTGCTGACGTGGTTGTTACTTATGCAGACAACAGTTGTGTTGTCAGAGAGGATGGTGATGTTGAACTTATTAAAGGACTTCTGAGATGTTCTGCAGCCATTTCTATGACAGATGGATCCCAGCCAGTCATCCTGGATGGAGCAGTTCACTGTGAAATTACATGTTTCTGCTGAAACACTAGAATGATTTTCTGGTGTCACAGTCATCACTGGTCTGGGAACCATTCCTGAAACACCCAAAACAAGCAGATTCATAaatgtcgccccctgctggctacTTTCTGCAACACAACCTACacactgacatttatttatgagTTCTAGAAACACAAGGAGAACAAAAGAATGAGATttagaaagtaaagaaaaaaaaatacatctttcaCACTTAAAGCAAAACACAGCTTAAACATACCTTGTAAAATAACTTGATGATTTTCTGATTGTTCAATAAAGTTGGAGAAGTAAGAGGCCTTATAGTTGCCTGTGTCATTTTCAGTCAGTCTATTTATACACATAGTCAAGTTTTCAGAGATGAAAACCATTCTCTCTGCATAGTCTTTATCGATATATTTCTCAGCAGCAACTAGTTTTCCATTAAACGTCCATCGACCGCTTATATGTGAAGGTGGTTTCTTGACATGGAGACACACAGAGCTGTTCTTTCGTAGATAATGTGTCATCCATGACTCAGTTGCTGTAAttggatttagaaaaaaaaattaggtcaaaaacaaatatgtttcagTGTTCTCAAAGATGCAGTTGAGAGTCAATAGATATATTGAAAAAATATCATCTATCATGAGCGGAcacaaaactgattttagtttctttatttccatttggtTTGCAGTACCGTATTACAAATATAGAAAGGATTATTTCAATTCTgctcaaaataaacatttcctctTAACATACAAAATACCTGGTGCcctgcagaagtattcatattcctttcatgtttttattgggattttaggAGGATAGACAACACTACATGACTGCATGAACATTGTTTTCCACAAGACTGTGTGCTCTTGGTCACATAAGTACTGGTGATTGTCCATCTTCTTTAATGTCAAGGTCACCTCACCAATACGATCTTATGATCTGTTGCCAAGCAACTGATAAAAGAACACTATGAAATAAGACATtgataaaaatcacaactttttgaattatttgacttttaaagtatttatgtttGTCTGTAAACAAGACATAGTTTTATGTGTTACATTATGAGTAAAATATtagctttacattttcaaattcttctgcgttttcctattttaaaacaatgtttcaacCGTTTTTGGAGTATTGTGAGATATTTGAGATAATTCTGAGATATTTAGTGAATATGCTAAACATAAGTCAAACTAAATGATATTCAGTTAATTTCAAAATGCAGTAAAAGCTGCTTTACAAGCAACAGACAGCTAAATGGTGCTAAGAACAAACATGCTAGTTCTCTCTGAAAACTGCAACTTTCCATTATGTGAGAATGATGCTCAGCAAACATCGGACTTATCTCTGGTTTTCTGACCACCACTATTTTGCTCCTCATCTTGGACGCAAGACATTTATTACATCTCATGTTGAATGAAGAATTAATGCAACAGCATGTAGCATTGGCACATGCTACCTTTCTGCAACGATAGAGGTTGGTCAGAGTTGACAGGATGATGGATGAAACTGAATGTCAGGGTCTGTTTGTCCTCCCCTCGTcctagtttcttagtttgttttcctttagttagttttatttccMCCTGTCCCTGGAACCACCACTTCTCAAGACATCCAGCAGATGTCACCCATGCTCCACCCCTGAGAAGTGTCCTGGTTCAACCcggacacacacctgcagctggtTAAGAGGGCGTGGACCGGCGATATAAGCAACAGCTACACTCCGTCTCAccgcctgagtgtttgcctACNNNNNNNNNNNNNNNNNNNNNNNNNNNNNNNNNNNNNNNNNNNNNNNNNNNNNNNNNNNNNNNNNNNNNNNNNNNNNNNNNNNNNNNNNNNNNNNNNNNNNNNNNNNNNNNNNNNNNNNNNNNNNNNNNNNNNNNNNNNNNNNNNNNNNNNNNNNNNNNNNNNNNNNNNNNNNNNNNNNNNNNNNNNNNNNNNNNNNNNNNNNNNNNNNNNNNNNNNNNNNNNNNNNNNNNNNNNNNNNNNNNNNNNNNNNNNNNNNNNNNNNNNNNNNNNNNNNNNNNNNNNNNNNNNNNNNNNNNNNNNNNNNNNNNNNNNNNNNNNNNNNNNNNNNNNNNNNNNNNNNNNNNNNNNNNNNNNNNNNNNNNNNNNNNNNNNNNNNNNNNNNNNNNNNNNNNNNNNNNNNNNNNNNNNNNNNNNNNNNNNNNNNNNNNNNNNNNNNNNNNNNNNNNNNNNNNNNNNNNNNNNNNNNNNNNNNNNNNNNNNNNNNNNNNNNNNNNNNNNNNNNNNNNNNNNNNNNNNNNNNNNNNNNNNNNNNNNNNNNNNNNNNNNNNNNNNNNNNNNNNNNNNNNNNNNNNNNNNNNNNNNNNNNNNNNNNNNNNNNNNNNNNNNNNNNNNNNNNNNNNNNNNNNNNNNNNNNNNNNNNNNNNNNNNNNNNNNNNNNNNNNNNNNNNNNNNNNNNNNNNNNNNNNNNNNNNNNNNNNNNNNNNNNNNNNNNNNNNNNNNNNNNNNNNNNNNNNNNNNNNNNNNNNNNNNNNNNNNNNNNNNNNNNNNNNNNNNNNNNNNNNNNNNNNNNNNNNNNNNNNNNNNNNNNNNNNNNNNNNNNNNNNNNNNNNNNNNNNNNNNNNNNNNNNNNNNNNNNNNNNNNNNNNNNNNNNNNNNNNNNNNNNNNNNNNNNNNNNNNNNNNNNNNNNNNNNNNNNNNNNNNNNNNNNNNNNNNNNNNNNNNNNNNNNNNNNNNNNNNNNNNNNNNNNNNNNNNNNNNNNNNNNNNNNNNNNNNNNNNNNNNNNNNNNNNNNNNNNNNNNNNNNNNNNNNNNNNNNNNNNNNNNNNNNNNNNNNNNNNNNNNNNNNNNNNNNNNNNNNNNNNNNNNNNNNNNNNNNNNNNNNNNNNNNNNNNNNNNNNNNNNNNNNNNNNNNNNNNNNNNNNNNNNNNNNNNNNNNNNNNNNNNNNNNNNNNNNNNNNNNNNNNNNNNNNNNNNNNNNNNNNNNNNNNNNNNNNNNNNNNNNNNNNNNNNNNNNNNNNNNNNNNNNNNNNNNNNNNNNNNNNNNNNNNNNNNNNNNNNNNNNNNNNNNNNNNNNNNNNNNNNNNNNNNNNNNNNNNNNNNNNNNNNNNNNNNNNNNNNNNNNNNNNNNNNNNNNNNNNNNNNNNNNNNNNNNNNNNNNNNNNNNNNNNNNNNNNNNNNNNNNNNNNNNNNNNNNNNNNNNNNNNNNNNNNNNNNNNNNNNNNNNNNNNNNNNNNNNNNNNNNNNNNNNNNNNNNNNNNNNNNNNNNNNNNNNNNNNNNNNNNNNNNNNNNNNNNNNNNNNNNNNNNNNNNNNNNNNNNNNNNNNNNNNNNNNNNNNNNNNNNNNNNNNNNNNNNNNNNNNNNNNNNNNNNNNNNNNNNNNNNNNNNNNNNNNNNNNNNNNNNNNNNNNNNNNNNNNNNNNNNNNNNNNNNNNNNNNNNNNNNNNNNNNNNNNNNNNNNNNNNNNNNNNNNNNNNNNNNNNNNNNNNNNNNNNNNNNNNNNNNNNNNNNNNNNNNNNNNNNNNNNNNNNNNNNNNNNNNNNNNNNNNNNNNNNNNNNNNNNNNNNNNNNNNNNNNNNNNNNNNNNNNNNNNNNNNNNNNNNNNNNNNNNNNNNNNNNNNNNNNNNNNNNNNNNNNNNNNNNNNNNNNNNNNNNNNNNNNNNNNNNNNNNNNNNNNNNNNNNNNNNNNNNNNNNNNNNNNNNNNNNNNNNNNNNNNNNNNNNNNNNNNNNNNNNNNNNNNNNNNNNNNNNNNNNNNNNNNNNNNNNNNNNNNNNNNNNNNNNNNNNNNNNNNNNNNNNNNNNNNNNNNNNNNNNNNNNNNNNNNNNNNNNNNNNNNNNNNNNNNNNNNNNNNNNNNNNNNNNNNNNNNNNNNNNNNNNNNNNNNNNNNNNNNNNNNNNNNNNNNNNNNNNNNNNNNNNNNNNNNNNNNNNNNNNNNNNNNNNNNNNNNNNNNNNNNNNNNNNNNNNNNNNNNNNNNNNNNNNNNNNNNNNNNNNNNNNNNNNNNNNNNNNNNNNNNNNNNNNNNNNNNNNNNNNNNNNNNNNNNNNNNNNNNNNNNNNNNNNNNNNNNNNNNNNNNNNNNNNNNNNNNNNNNNNNNNNNNNNNNNNNNNNNNNNNNNNNNNNNNNNNNNNNNNNNNNNNNNNNNNNNNNNNNNNNNNNNNNNNNNNNNNNNNNNNNNNNNNNNNNNNNNNNNNNNNNNNNNNNNNNNNNNNNNNNNNNNNNNNNNNNNNNNNNNNNNNNNNNNNNNNNNNNNNNNNNNNNNNNNNNNNNNNNNNNNNNNNNNNNNNNNNNNNNNNNNNNNNNNNNNNNNNNNNNNNNNNNNNNNNNNNNNNNNNNNNNNNNNNNNNNNNNNNNNNNNNNNNNNNNNNNNNNNNNNNNNNNNNNNNNNNNNNNNNNNNNNNNNNNNNNNNNNNNNNNNNNNNNNNNNNNNNNNNNNNNNNNNNNNNNNNNNNNNNNNNNNNNNNNNNNNNNNNNNNNNNNNNNNNNNNNNNNNNNNNNNNNNNNNNNNNNNNNNNNNNNNNNNNNNNNNNNNNNNNNNNNNNNNNNNNNNNNNNNNNNNNNNNNNNNNNNNNNNNNNNNNNNNNNNNNNNNNNNNNNNNNNNNNNNNNNNNNNNNNNNNNNNNNNNNNNNNNNNNNNNNNNNNNNNNNNNNNNNNNNNNNNNNNNNNNNNNNNNNNNNNNNNNNNNNNNNNNNNNNNNNNNNNNNNNNNNNNNNNNNNNNNNNNNNNNNNNNNNNNNNNNNNNNNNNNNNNNNNNNNNNNNNNNNNNNNNNNNNNNNNNNNNNNNNNNNNNNNNNNNNNNNNNNNNNNNNNNNNNNNNNNNNNNNNNNNNNNNNNNNNNNNNNNNNNNNNNNNNNNNNNNNNNNNNNNNNNNNNNNNNNNNNNNNNNNNNNNNNNNNNNNNNNNNNNNNNNNNNNNNNNNNNNNNNNNNNNNNNNNNNNNNNNNNNNNNNNNNNNNNNNNNNNNNNNNNNNNNNNNNNNNNNNNNNNNNNNNNNNNNNNNNNNNNNNNNNNNNNNNNNNNNNNNNNNNNNNNNNNNNNNNNNNNNNNNNNNNNNNNNNNNNNNNNNNNNNNNNNNNNNNNNNNNNNNNNNNNNNNNNNNNNNNNNNNNNNNNNNNNNNNNNNNNNNNNNNNNNNNNNNNNNNNNNNNNNNNNNNNNNNNNNNNNNNNNNNNNNNNNNNNNNNNNNNNNNNNNNNNNNNNNNNNNNNNNNNNNNNNNNNNNNNNNNNNNNNNNNNNNNNNNNNNNNNNNNNNNNNNNNNNNNNNNNNNNNNNNNNNNNNNNNNNNNNNNNNNNNNNNNNNNNNNNNNNNNNNNNNNNNNNNNNNNNNNNNNNNNNNNNNNNNNNNNNNNNNNNNNNNNNNNNNNNNNNNNNNNNNNNNNNNNNNNNNNNNNNNNNNNNNNNNNNNNNNNNNNNNNNNNNNNNNNNNNNNNNNNNNNNNNNNNNNNNNNNNNNNNNNNNNNNNNNNNNNNNNNNNNNNNNNNNNNNNNNNNNNNNNNNNNNNNNNNNNNNNNNNNNNNNNNNNNNNNNNNNNNNNNNNNNNNNNNNNNNNNNNNNNNNNNNNNNNNNNNNNNNNNNNNNNNNNNNNNNNNNNNNNNNNNNNNNNNNNNNNNNNNNNNNNNNNNNNNNNNNNNNNNNNNNNNNNNNNNNNNNNNNNNNNNNNNNNNNNNNNNNNNNNNNNNNNNNNNNNNNNNNNNNNNNNNNNNNNNNNNNNNNNNNNNNNNNNNNNNNNNNNNNNNNNNNNNNNNNNNNNNNNNNNNNNNNNNNNNNNNNNNNNNNNNNNNNNNNNNNNNNNNNNNNNNNNNNNNNNNNNNNNNNNNNNNNNNNNNNNNNNNNNNNNNNNNNNNNNNNNNNNNNNNNNNNNNNNNNNNNNNNNNNNNNNNNNNNNNNNNNNNNNNNNNNNNNNNNNNNNNNNNNNNNNNNNNNNNNNNNNNNNNNNNNNNNNNNNNNNNNNNNNNNNNNNNNNNNNNNNNNNNNNNNNNNNNNNNNNNNNNNNNNNNNNNNNNNNNNNNNNNNNNNNNNNNNNNNNNNNNNNNNNNNNNNNNNNNNNNNNNNNNNNNNNNNNNNNNNNNNNNNNNNNNNNNNNNNNNNNNNNNNNNNNNNNNNNNNNNNNNNNNNNNNNNNNNNNNNNNNNNNNNNNNNNNNNNNNNNNNNNNNNNNNNNNNNNNNNNNNNNN
The DNA window shown above is from Poecilia reticulata strain Guanapo linkage group LG14, Guppy_female_1.0+MT, whole genome shotgun sequence and carries:
- the LOC103475913 gene encoding uncharacterized protein LOC103475913; translation: MTLLKLIFLLSTWSFTATESWMTHYLRKNSSVCLHVKKPPSHISGRWTFNGKLVAAEKYIDKDYAERMVFISENLTMCINRLTENDTGNYKASYFSNFIEQSENHQVILQGMVPRPVMTVTPENHSSVSAETCNFTVNCSIQDDWLGSICHRNGCRTSQKSFNKFNITILSDNTTVVCISNNHVSRNNISQNIPTPCLTRTDLELKEDFQKHSNIFYIFIIAIAVVIFFIVVIAIKYCKAKHDQESTCSAQLIQSGPLESQQPSEPRVSTSSSEADPSYENVETSQPREISILVHEQGISEVDTVYSVPRKAASCVKSDKKQDALQDENTQKTLTSGCADVNKDQSSTQTETVYSVLQMPKNLNT